In a genomic window of Dyadobacter fermentans DSM 18053:
- the rluF gene encoding 23S rRNA pseudouridine(2604) synthase RluF — translation MEPVRINKFISETGFCSRREADKLVEQGRVMLNGRKAVLGDKATTSDDVRVDGKPLKAKKAGVYIAFNKPVGITCTTERHIKGNIIDYIRHKERIFPIGRLDKPSEGLIFLTSDGDIVNKILRAGNNHEKEYVVTVNKPITPEFIQKMSSGVPILGVVTKKCFVRKDSSYVFTIILTQGLNRQIRRMCEFLGYNVTKLKRVRIMNVTLKDLPVGKWRDLTAAEMQEINAAIAGSTKTEEGSYLDDWDE, via the coding sequence TTGGAGCCAGTCAGGATCAACAAGTTTATCAGTGAAACCGGTTTCTGTTCAAGAAGGGAAGCCGACAAGCTCGTGGAGCAGGGGAGGGTTATGTTGAACGGCCGGAAAGCAGTTTTGGGTGATAAGGCAACGACTTCGGACGATGTGCGCGTGGATGGTAAGCCGCTCAAAGCCAAAAAGGCGGGCGTCTACATTGCATTCAACAAACCCGTGGGCATTACCTGTACCACCGAGCGGCATATCAAAGGCAACATCATCGACTACATCCGGCACAAGGAGCGCATCTTTCCCATTGGCCGGCTCGACAAGCCGTCGGAAGGACTGATATTCCTCACCAGCGACGGTGACATTGTAAACAAGATCCTCCGGGCGGGGAACAACCACGAGAAAGAGTACGTGGTGACGGTCAACAAGCCGATCACACCCGAATTCATACAAAAAATGTCGTCCGGCGTCCCCATTTTAGGGGTTGTAACTAAGAAATGCTTTGTCCGGAAAGACAGCAGCTACGTTTTTACCATCATTCTCACGCAGGGCCTCAACCGCCAGATCCGCCGGATGTGCGAGTTCCTTGGCTACAATGTGACGAAGCTGAAACGCGTCCGGATCATGAACGTTACGCTCAAAGACCTTCCCGTGGGCAAGTGGCGCGACCTGACAGCCGCGGAAATGCAGGAGATCAATGCGGCGATAGCCGGTTCGACGAAAACGGAAGAAGGGTCGTACCTGGACGACTGGGACGAATAG
- a CDS encoding acetylxylan esterase, whose protein sequence is MKNRFLLIQIFLWITIISLHAQPARRPVDVIVTTDRDDWTYKPGDKVQFQITVLRNGNPVKNAQVRYEIGLEKLEPTIKETKTAANGTLTVDGGTLKTPGFLRCIAWATVDGAEFRGLSTAGFDPLKIQPTVANPTDFDTFWDNAKKELATVPMDAKMTLLPERCTEKTNVYHLSLQNTRPGVRVYGILSIPKKEGKYPALLRVPGAGVRAYNGDVATADKDIITLEIGIHGIPVIMDPSVYLDMGQGVLNGYPTYNLDDKDKFYYKRVYLGCVRANDFLTSLPQYDGTNLAVTGGSQGGALSIITAGLDPRVKWLGAFYPALSDVTGYLHGRAGGWPHYFDKNGAKTNNMKEKLNTVSYYDVVNFARRVKAPGLYMWGFNDETCPPTSMYAAYNVTTAPKELKLYLDTGHWTYPEERDAMNSWLVDKLKGK, encoded by the coding sequence ATGAAAAATCGCTTTTTACTAATCCAAATCTTCCTCTGGATTACCATTATTTCCCTCCATGCCCAACCGGCACGGCGGCCCGTGGACGTGATCGTCACGACCGACCGCGACGACTGGACGTACAAACCCGGAGATAAAGTCCAGTTTCAAATCACGGTGTTGCGCAATGGCAACCCGGTGAAAAATGCGCAGGTACGATATGAAATTGGCCTGGAAAAGCTCGAACCCACCATTAAAGAGACTAAAACCGCCGCAAACGGCACATTAACCGTCGACGGCGGAACGTTGAAAACACCTGGTTTCCTCCGCTGCATTGCATGGGCCACAGTAGACGGCGCGGAGTTCCGCGGGCTGTCAACAGCCGGTTTCGATCCGCTGAAAATCCAGCCCACCGTTGCGAATCCGACAGATTTTGATACGTTTTGGGACAATGCTAAAAAGGAACTTGCCACGGTGCCGATGGACGCTAAGATGACGCTCCTACCCGAACGCTGCACCGAAAAAACGAACGTTTACCACCTTAGCCTGCAAAATACCCGTCCGGGCGTGCGTGTTTACGGCATTCTGAGCATTCCGAAAAAAGAAGGAAAATATCCCGCATTGCTGCGCGTGCCGGGCGCGGGCGTACGCGCCTACAATGGCGACGTGGCCACGGCCGATAAGGACATTATCACCCTGGAAATAGGCATTCACGGCATTCCGGTGATCATGGACCCGTCGGTTTACCTCGATATGGGCCAGGGCGTCTTGAACGGCTATCCTACTTATAATCTGGATGATAAGGATAAATTTTACTACAAACGCGTGTACCTCGGCTGTGTGCGCGCGAACGATTTCTTAACCAGCCTGCCGCAATACGACGGCACCAACCTGGCCGTGACGGGAGGAAGCCAGGGCGGCGCATTATCGATCATCACGGCCGGCCTCGACCCTCGCGTCAAGTGGCTTGGGGCATTCTACCCTGCATTAAGTGATGTAACGGGCTACCTGCACGGCCGCGCGGGCGGATGGCCGCATTATTTCGATAAGAATGGCGCCAAAACGAACAATATGAAGGAAAAGCTGAACACGGTGTCCTACTACGACGTGGTGAATTTTGCGCGGCGCGTGAAAGCTCCCGGCCTTTATATGTGGGGTTTCAACGACGAAACCTGCCCGCCGACATCCATGTACGCCGCTTACAATGTGACCACCGCGCCCAAAGAATTGAAACTCTATCTCGACACCGGGCACTGGACTT